From the Anas platyrhynchos isolate ZD024472 breed Pekin duck chromosome 27, IASCAAS_PekinDuck_T2T, whole genome shotgun sequence genome, one window contains:
- the GOLT1A gene encoding vesicle transport protein GOT1A isoform X1, with amino-acid sequence MVTLNDFQRIGLGLVGFGAFFILFGMLLYFDSVLLAFGNILFLSGLVFIIGFRRTFTFFFQRQKLKGTSFFLGGVLIVLMRWPILGMLLEAYGFVSLFRSFFPGGFRVFGLAGKHPHPEQALAEAGRKQLHGVTAGWVQPWELLPRGSELAPLQGRCLAGCTRQAW; translated from the exons ATGGTGACTCTCAACGATTTCCAGC GGATCGGCCTGGGGCTGGTCGGCTTCGGCGCCTTCTTCATCCTCTTTGGGATGCTCCTGTACTTCGACTCGGTGCTCCTGGCTTTTGGGAAC ATCCTCTTCCTCTCCGGCTTGGTCTTCATCATCGGCTTCAGGCGGACCTTCACCTTCTTCTTCCAGAGGCAAAAGCTGAAGGGCACCAGCTTCTtcctggggggggtcctcaTCGTCCTCATGCGCTGGCCGATCCTGGGCATGCTGCTGGAGGCTTACGGCTTCGTCAGCCTCTTCAGGTCT TTTTTTCCCGGTGGCTTTCGGGTTTTTGGGCTCGCTGGGAAACATCCCCATCCTGAGCAAG CTCTTGCAGAAGCTGGGAGAAAGCAGCTCCATGGTGTGACCGCGGGATGGGTCCAGccgtgggagctgctgccccggGGCTCGGAGCTGGCCCCGCTGCAGGGACGGTGCCTCGCGGGCTGCACCAGGCAGGCTTGGtag
- the GOLT1A gene encoding vesicle transport protein GOT1A isoform X2, whose translation MVTLNDFQRIGLGLVGFGAFFILFGMLLYFDSVLLAFGNILFLSGLVFIIGFRRTFTFFFQRQKLKGTSFFLGGVLIVLMRWPILGMLLEAYGFVSLFRSFFPVAFGFLGSLGNIPILSKLLQKLGESSSMV comes from the exons ATGGTGACTCTCAACGATTTCCAGC GGATCGGCCTGGGGCTGGTCGGCTTCGGCGCCTTCTTCATCCTCTTTGGGATGCTCCTGTACTTCGACTCGGTGCTCCTGGCTTTTGGGAAC ATCCTCTTCCTCTCCGGCTTGGTCTTCATCATCGGCTTCAGGCGGACCTTCACCTTCTTCTTCCAGAGGCAAAAGCTGAAGGGCACCAGCTTCTtcctggggggggtcctcaTCGTCCTCATGCGCTGGCCGATCCTGGGCATGCTGCTGGAGGCTTACGGCTTCGTCAGCCTCTTCAG GAGTTTTTTCCCGGTGGCTTTCGGGTTTTTGGGCTCGCTGGGAAACATCCCCATCCTGAGCAAG CTCTTGCAGAAGCTGGGAGAAAGCAGCTCCATGGTGTGA